TTGGGCGCCGGCCACGGCCGCCTCCAGACCCTGCCGCGAAACGCTGACGGATCGCACATCCTGACGCGCGATCTCGCCCGCCGCCTGGGCCGAGACCAGCGTCGCCTCAGCGGCTCTGAGGCTCGCACGCGCCTGATCTCGCTCGCGCTGAGAAACCGAGCCATCGCCGACCAGCTGATCCATGCGCGCAAGGTCGGCCCGCGCCCGTTCCACTTGAGCGCTCGCCGAGCGGATGTCGGCAAGTCTGGCTTGAACGGCGGCGTCACGCGAAGCGCGCGCCTGGGCGGCGTTGGCCAGATCGGCCTGACGCGCCGCGAGCGTGGCGCGCGCTTGTTCGAGGCGCTGGATGTAGAGCCGCTGATCGATCTCGAACAGGGATTGGCCGGCGCGAACGGTCTCGAAGTCTCTGGCCATCACCTTGACGACGTAGCCGCTCGACTGAGGTGCGATGACGGTCACCTGGCCGCGCACATAGGCATTGTCGGTGCGCTGCACCGATCCGGCGAACGGCGGAAGCTTCCAGAGGAACAGGATCAGCAAGATCAGCGCGACCGCGCCGAGGACTGTCAGGCCCAAGGC
The DNA window shown above is from Caulobacter sp. FWC26 and carries:
- a CDS encoding HlyD family secretion protein yields the protein MGLTVLGAVALILLILFLWKLPPFAGSVQRTDNAYVRGQVTVIAPQSSGYVVKVMARDFETVRAGQSLFEIDQRLYIQRLEQARATLAARQADLANAAQARASRDAAVQARLADIRSASAQVERARADLARMDQLVGDGSVSQRERDQARASLRAAEATLVSAQAAGEIARQDVRSVSVSRQGLEAAVAGAQAAVRLAEIDLANTRVVAPTDGQLGQVGVRLGQYVTAGSQLVALVPPQRWVIANYKERQSGRMRPGQIARVTVDALGDQAFTGRVESISPATGSEFSLLPPQNATGNFTKIAQRLPVRILLDAGQRDLERLRPGMSVQVEVDTAKAGAR